GCCCTCGTCGTAGAACCAGGTCTGCAGTTGCGTTCTGCCGGCCTCGAGGGAGACGGTGAACGTGACGGACTTGTCGCCCGGCGCGACGGGCCTGGACTCGTCGAACGGGCCGATCTTCAGGCGGGCCTTGGCGATCGGCAGGGCTTTGCCCCGGCCCGGGGGGCCGGTCACGGGGCCGTCCAGGGCGGCGTCGGCCTCGGGGGGCCACCGCGTCAGCGTGAACTCGTACCGGCCGTCGCGCTCGACCAGGATGTTCCAGTAGGAGTTCTTTCCGCCCTGGAGGTGCCCGAAATTGTCCGCGTAGGTCATGTACCACTCGGCGCAGGTCAACGCCGCAGGGTTCTCCTCTTGTGAGCCGATGTGAACCGGGCAGGGCTCGTTGGCAATCGGCTCGACTTCGGCCCACCACCGCTCGTAGTGGTCCCGCATGGCCTTGACGACGTCGGGATGCCGGTCGGCCACGCTGCGCTGCTGGCCGGGGTCGGCGGCGATGTCGTAGAGTTCTTCGCCCTTGACGAGGCGCCACTTCCTCCACATCACCGCCGCGTTCCATTTGGGGATCTGCATGTGATACTGGACGACCGCCATGCGGTCGGTCAGCCGATCCTGGGATCCGCGCAGCAGGCCGGCCAGGCTCACGCCGTCGAACCGCGCGTCCTGGGGGGCCCGAAGGTTGCACAGGTCGATCAGCGTCGGCAGCAGGTCCTGGCAGGTGGTCAGTTCCTCCACGTCGCCCGGGTTGCGGAGGCCGCCCGCGGGCCAGCGGACGAAACAGGGCACGCGATGGCCGCCATCGTACAGTTGCGTCTTGCTCCCTCGCATGCCGGCGTTGAACACCTTGACGCCGGCCGTGCCGCCGTTATCGGTCATGAAGATGAGGACGGTGTTCCGGGCGAGGCCCGTCTCGTCGAGCATCGCCATGAGTTTGCCCATGTTCTCGTCGAGGTTGGCGATCATGCCGAAGAACGCCGCGGGCAGGCCCGGCTTCTTGTAGGGTTCGGCGTAGGCCTCGGGGACGAAAAGCGGCGTGTGCGGCACGTTGGTCGGGAGGTAGCAGAAGAACGGCTCGTTCCCGGCGGCACAGGCCTTCATCCACCGGGCGGCCTCGCGGAACCAGACATCGGTGCAGTAGCCCTCGTATTTCTGGAGCCTCCCGTTGTGCCAGTACGTGTCGTCGAAGTAGTCATTGCCCCAGTAGTCCGCGGCCGACGTAATGCCCCAGGACTTGTGGTGGAGCGTTTCCTCGAAGCCCCGGTACTGGGGGAGGTACGGGTACTGGTCGCCGAGGTGCCACTTGCCGAAGACGCCGGTCCGGTAGCCGCCGGCGCGGAAGACGTCGGCCATCGTCGGCACGTCCGACCTGAGCATGGCGAGCCCGCCGCACACGTGCCGGGCCCGGTTCCGCAGCGCGTCGAGGCCCGACAGCAACTGGCCGCGCGTCGGCGTGCACATCGGCGCCACGTGGAAGTCGGTCAACCGGACGCTTTCCCCGTGGAGCCTGTCGAGGTTGGGCGTCTTGAGGACCGGGTTGCCGTGGCAGGACAGATCGCCGTACCCCTGGTCGTCGGTCAGAACCAGGATGACGTTGGGTTTCGTCGCGGCGTCCGCCCCCAAGGCCCGGCCCCCGCTGCCTCCGACCGCCAGGGCCGTGGCGCCCATCGCCCCGAAACCGATACGCCCCAAAAACTCGCGTCTGTTCATCCCCAAAGCATCCTTGCTGAAAGCCACCCCATGCACAGGGTCCTGAGGTTCTCGAAGAGCATCCCGCGTTAGGATGGTGCGCCCGGGGTGACTCGAACACCCGACCTGCGGTTTAGGAAACCGCCGCTCTATCCTCCTGAGCTACGGGCGCAAACGCTTGGGTGGCAAGTGTTTAGGAACGCACGGCTCAATCGCGCCGACAACCGTAACGCCAACCGCCTGAGCCGCCAAAAAACTTGTATCCTGACACTCCCGCTCGGTCAAGCGTATTCGTAAGTCCTTCCTGCCAGGGGACTTCCGTCGCACGGGCGAACACCCTAGAGACGCGGTTTACCGAACCGCCGTTCCACGTCGGCATCCAAATGTCTTGCTCACTCGTCGAACCTCTCACCCATCCAGTAAAGCCCGGGGTCGCCAGTTTCTTAGCGAAGCCCTGGCACGTTACGAACTGGGTCGCGGGCGCAGGCGGGGTCTGGGCTTCGGCCTTCACGGTGAAAACCAAGATGCACAGCGACAGTACGTGGAGTGTTCGCATGGGGATCACCTCGTGTTTGCATAATTACTTGATGCGGCGGTCGGTGTCGAGAATCTGCCCGGCTTCAGGTTGCGGCCGGGAGTAGTCGGCGGCCGTGAAGTCAATTCGCTTGTCGGCGGTCGTCTTGCGAATCGCTTCGATCTCCTTGGGGTCGTACGACCGGCCGTTTTTGTGGTACAAGTCGCAGAACCAGAGTTTCGGTTCCGGCGCGCCACGTTTATCCCACCAGGTGAACTGGCACTGCATGCGGCCGTTGACCAGGCCCCAACTGAAGCAGCCCACCGCCTCCCGGCGGAACAGCGGCAGATCGCTCTCCCACCGGGCGCCGGAGTGACGGGTCATCCACTCGGTGCAGATCACGGGGCGCTGATGGGCCTTGTGGCGGGCAATCGCCGCGCGCATGCCTTGGTAATTCGTATAGGCGTGAAACGTGATGATGTCGGACCGCTCTGCCATCGCGCGGTTCAGGTCGCGCAGGCGGTCGTTCCAGATTCCCATGCTGAGCGGCTGGATTGGATCGGCTTGGCGCGCCCATCCGAAGGTTGCCTCAACCAGCGGCAGGCTGCGGTTGCCCATCCCGCTGTTTCCCGGCTCGTTATACAGGTCCCACATCAGCACCCGCTTGTCTTGGGCGAAGGTCCCCAGGATGTCTTTGACGTATTTCTCCAAGTCCGGCCAGGCGGCGCGGTCCGTCACGGCTTTGAGCCCCGGGCTTGGGGTCCAACTCGACATGATCATGCCCGGGACCGGCTCCTTTTGCTTGCCTAGGTACGGCTCGGTCGTGGGCGGGTCGCCGAAAGCGCAGTCGTCGAACGGAACGAAGATCACCGCGATGCCGTGCTTCTCAGCGATCGCCAGGAATCGCTCCATCCGTTTCTTCATGCCCTGGGGGTCATGCTTCCAGACGAGGTACTGAAGATTCGTCCGACAGGCATTGAAGCCCGTCTTTTCAGCCAGCGCCAACTCGCGGTCGATGGTTTCCTCGTCGAAGGTGTCGGCAGACCACAGTTCGGTCGTGTTCACCACATTGCTGGGATGGTAGTTGATCCCGACGGTCCAGGGGCGGGCCTTGTACCACGCCCACGCCCGCTCGATGCTCCAGGGGCTCGGCCGCTGCGGCAGGCCAACGTCGGCAGCCACTTGCCTCGGATCGAGGCCGGTCCGCCCGGGATGGACGATGTGCATCACTTCCGTGGCGTCAAAGCAAGTGCCATCGGGATAGATCACGCCCTGGTATGGGGTTGCGCCCTGCGTAAACTGCGTTCGGCCTATCATCAATTCCCAGAAGCACCAGCCGACCTTTTCCTCGGCCAGGATCGGCATGACGTAGGAATACGGCTGTTTGGGCCGCCCCGCCACTTCGTTGATGATGACGGGCTTGCCGTGTTTGCGGGCTAACTCCTTGACGGCACGCAGGTCCTCGCGCAGATCCTGTCTGTAATTGTGCGTCGAGACCACCTCAATCTTGTCGAGCACTTTCGGGATGAGGCTGGTGTGTTCTACCCCGACCGTGCGCGGATGGGCTGGATCGACCTCTTTCACGTAGTCGAGCATGTGCTGCAAGAACGTCCAGATCAGCTCTTTGTCCTGCGGCTTCGTGAACGAGGTGCAGGTCGGCTCGTTCATCACGTCCCACATCACGATCCGCCGGTCGTCCTTGTGGCTGCCGACCACGTCGCGGACGTATTGTTCCAACTTCGGCCAGTGTTCCCGGCCAAGCCGGTTCTGGCCGGGGTTGGCCATCCAGTTCTTGTCCTTGTAGTTCACCAGGTCGGGGAAGTCCCCGAAGCAGGAATCGAAGAGCACCGGCATCATGCGGATATGATGCTTGTCGCATAAGCCAAGGAAGTTGTCCAGCCGCTCCAGGAAGAGCTTGGGATCTCGCTCGTAGACGGCGTACTGGAGAAAGACCCGGACGGTGTTGAGCTTCAGACGCGCGGCGTAGCCCAGCTCCCGGTCGACCACCGCCGGATCATATTCCAGCCAGAGTTGCACGTCGTTGCGGGCATAGGAGGGCACGTAGTTGGCCCCGCGCATCGTGCTGAAATCGTCGGCAGGCGGGCCCTTCGAGGCGTCGGAGGAATCGGCCCCCAGAGCGACCTGAGCCGGGACAACGACCATCGCCAACACAAAAAGACTCATCAGTTGCTTCACCTCTTGATCCTTTCGTGATTCATGATTCGTAACCGTTCAAGGTCCAGTACACGCCGGACTCAGCCTAACGGCGCTGCGATGAGTCTAAATGGGCGCCCCAGGGAAGTCAAACTCCGCAGCGGCGCCGCGGCGTTCGATGAGGCGAACAGTCGGCACATCCACCTCCGTGAGAAACCGGCCGCATCACGGC
This genomic interval from Planctomycetota bacterium contains the following:
- a CDS encoding arylsulfatase, which encodes MNRREFLGRIGFGAMGATALAVGGSGGRALGADAATKPNVILVLTDDQGYGDLSCHGNPVLKTPNLDRLHGESVRLTDFHVAPMCTPTRGQLLSGLDALRNRARHVCGGLAMLRSDVPTMADVFRAGGYRTGVFGKWHLGDQYPYLPQYRGFEETLHHKSWGITSAADYWGNDYFDDTYWHNGRLQKYEGYCTDVWFREAARWMKACAAGNEPFFCYLPTNVPHTPLFVPEAYAEPYKKPGLPAAFFGMIANLDENMGKLMAMLDETGLARNTVLIFMTDNGGTAGVKVFNAGMRGSKTQLYDGGHRVPCFVRWPAGGLRNPGDVEELTTCQDLLPTLIDLCNLRAPQDARFDGVSLAGLLRGSQDRLTDRMAVVQYHMQIPKWNAAVMWRKWRLVKGEELYDIAADPGQQRSVADRHPDVVKAMRDHYERWWAEVEPIANEPCPVHIGSQEENPAALTCAEWYMTYADNFGHLQGGKNSYWNILVERDGRYEFTLTRWPPEADAALDGPVTGPPGRGKALPIAKARLKIGPFDESRPVAPGDKSVTFTVSLEAGRTQLQTWFYDEGGKELCGAYYVRARRG
- a CDS encoding cellulase family glycosylhydrolase, with the protein product MKQLMSLFVLAMVVVPAQVALGADSSDASKGPPADDFSTMRGANYVPSYARNDVQLWLEYDPAVVDRELGYAARLKLNTVRVFLQYAVYERDPKLFLERLDNFLGLCDKHHIRMMPVLFDSCFGDFPDLVNYKDKNWMANPGQNRLGREHWPKLEQYVRDVVGSHKDDRRIVMWDVMNEPTCTSFTKPQDKELIWTFLQHMLDYVKEVDPAHPRTVGVEHTSLIPKVLDKIEVVSTHNYRQDLREDLRAVKELARKHGKPVIINEVAGRPKQPYSYVMPILAEEKVGWCFWELMIGRTQFTQGATPYQGVIYPDGTCFDATEVMHIVHPGRTGLDPRQVAADVGLPQRPSPWSIERAWAWYKARPWTVGINYHPSNVVNTTELWSADTFDEETIDRELALAEKTGFNACRTNLQYLVWKHDPQGMKKRMERFLAIAEKHGIAVIFVPFDDCAFGDPPTTEPYLGKQKEPVPGMIMSSWTPSPGLKAVTDRAAWPDLEKYVKDILGTFAQDKRVLMWDLYNEPGNSGMGNRSLPLVEATFGWARQADPIQPLSMGIWNDRLRDLNRAMAERSDIITFHAYTNYQGMRAAIARHKAHQRPVICTEWMTRHSGARWESDLPLFRREAVGCFSWGLVNGRMQCQFTWWDKRGAPEPKLWFCDLYHKNGRSYDPKEIEAIRKTTADKRIDFTAADYSRPQPEAGQILDTDRRIK